The region GATAAGCCATTCTTTTTTATTGCTTTGTAAAAATTTCCTTTTTTTCTTAGCAATAGCAATCATTGCTTTCCCATCATGGAGGTAATTGTCCACATAGCCCATTGTATAGAGCTCTAATTCATTTAGAGCATCCTCAACATGAGATAAGCAATGATAGAGATCCAAGCTGAAATCTCTTATAATTGACGGACTTACCAAAGATGTATAAATTTTTTTAATTTTAGTTATTTTGTTTTTACTTTCCTCCAGATATAGGCAGAAAGAATCCATTAATAGTTGATCGTAAGGATCAGCTGATAATTCTCTTATTTTTGAACCTAAAGGATTAATTATTTGTCCTAATAACTTGTCAATAGGTAGGTATATACTTTGAAACCATTTCTTGATGTCTTCAGGCTTAGAGTAATTATTAGTTTCTCTTTTGTATTCATTCTGTTTATAAACTTTTGAATCATTAACTTTATTTAAGTGAAGATCTTTATGTGTTTTCTTTAATGTTTCCCATGCTGAGTTTACTTCGAGCATTATTGCTGAATCTCCTCCTTTATCGGGATGATGTATTTTTACAAGTTTTCTATATGCTTTTTTAATCTCTTCTAGTTTTGCGCTGGGATGAACTTTCAATATTTGATATGGGTCTTTTCGCATTGTTGAATTATTTATTTCTTGGTTAGAGGTACTCATTACCTTTGACTGGGTTCGCAGGGATTGAAGTAAACATGGTTGTTGAGAGATATCTTTCACCAAAACTAGGCAAAATAACAACCAATCGCTTATTTGCAAACTCAGGCTGATTTCCTACTTTTAAAGCAGCGGCTACTGCAGCGCCGCTGCTGACACCACTGAGCAATCCCTCTTCTTTGGCAAGTCTTCTGCCGATATCCATTGCTTCATTATCTTTGATTCTTATGACCTCATCAATTTGATTCATATCTAATACATTAGGAATGAAACCAGCACCAATGCCTTGAATCGCATGAGATCCAGGATTCCCTCCTGACAAAACAGGACTTGATGAAGGCTCTACCGCAAAAACCTTGATCTTTGGATTTTTTTGTTTTAAAAATCTGGCACAACCTGTGATTGTTCCTCCTGTTCCTACTCCAGCAATTAATGCATCAAGTTTGCCTTCGCAATCTTCCCAAATTTCTTCAGCGGTTGTTTTTTCATGAATTTCTGGATTGGATGAATTATCGAATTGCTGAAGCAAATATGAATTAGGTATAGATGCTACCAATTCTTTTGCTAGCTCAATAGCTCCTTGGATTCCCTCTTTGCCTGGAGTTAGTTGAAGCTCTGCTCCAAATGCTCTTAACATTGAGCGACGCTCAGTACTCATCGTGTCAGGCATTGTAAGTATGAGCCTATACCCTTTTGCTGCTGCAACCATGGCCAATGCAATTCCAGTATTTCCGCTAGTTGGTTCAATAAGAACAGTCTGTCCAGGTTTTATGGTGCCCTCTTTTTCCGCTGACTTCACCATTGCGCCAGCTATACGGTCTTTTACGGATGCTGTGGGGTTGAAACTTTCTAATTTGGCTATAACTTCTGCTTTGCAATTAAATTCATTAGGTAATCTATTCAGTTTGACCATAGGTGTTTGGCCAACTAAAGAAGTTATGTCATTAGCAATTGGCATGATCTTATTGTAAAAACTTGAATCAGGTTCGAGGCAAAAGTTATTTAATAATTCAATTCTTTTTTAATAATGCTTGAAATTTTTTAATTCAAAAGCTTTATTGGCCTTTTAGAGATATAAATAGATGGAATAATGTTTTGATATTGACCGAGAGCATTTCCCAAAACTGTAGGCCTCCAATTTTATGGATTCTTCTTTTTTGGACCGTAGCTTGTTTGATTGCATTTGTCTCTCTGGGAAATTTGCCTTTAAGAGATTTTGATGAAGCAACTGTTGCACGAGTTGCATTGGAATTAAACCAAAAAAGTGGACTAGAAAGATTGCTTCCTTCTATCTGGGATAAGCCCTATTTGAACAAACCCCCTGGATTGCATTGGTTAATATCGTTTGCTATTGGAATTAGTCGAGATTTTCAAAATAGTTTTGATTTATTACCTTCTGAGTTTTGTATAAGATTTTTCCCAGCACTTTTTTCTACTTTTGTTGTTCCATTGGGTGGATTGATCCAGTGGAATTTGCGTCCTAAAGATCGAATAGCATGTATTACTACATCTGCAATTTTATTGACTTTATTGCCAATTATTAGATATGGAAGAATGGCAATGTTGGATGGAACTCAGCTTAGTGCTATTGCACTATTATGGTTTTGCTTATCATCAATAAAAAATAATAAGTCTACTAAATTTAATTTTCTAGGAGCTGGATTTGCATGTAGTTTTATGCTTTTATTGAAAGCTCCTGTAGTTATTCCTGCACTATTTGCATCTTTATTACCTTTAATTTGGGAATATAAATCAAAAAAATATTTTGATAATCTTTCATGGTCTTGGTTCTTCTATGGAGTAATTCCAGGTTTAGCTTGGCACGGATGGAATATCGTTTCATATGGTTCAGGAGCTTTCTGGTTATGGTGGGGCGATGGAGCAGGAAGAGTTTTATTTGAAAAAGGTTCAGGTAGTGAGCTAGGAGTTCTGGTACCAATAATTGAAATATTTGAAGGTGGGTGGCCTTGGATTCTTGTATGGCCAATAGGTTTTTTGTGGGCATGCTGGTGTCTTAACACTCGTTGGGGCGTTTGGGCTTTTAGTACTCAGATAATTATTGCGGGAAGCATTTTACCTCTGAAAATGCAACTTCCCTGGTACATCCATCCATTTTGGTTGCCTTTTGCTTTAGTATGTGGACCTCCAGTATCTTGGTTAATTCAAAGAAAAGATAATAATTATATTTTCGCCAGACAATTATTAAGAAAAATTCCATATCTATTATCTTTAATTGGATTATGCTTATTTGCCTTTTCTTTATTAGTTAAATTAAATATTATCAACTTTGAAAAAGGTTACTTTGGTGCAATCTTTTCTATTAGCTTGGCTTGGCTTATTGGGGGATTACTCTTATCTGATTCAAGAGAAAAGATTAGAAAACTTGGTTTTATTGGAATAATTTGTGGAACAGTGATTGGTTTATTCTTTTTTGTGAACTCTAAATTTTGGTTATGGGAAATAAATGAGAATTGGGATGTAAGGCCTGTTGCTGAATTTATATCTTACTTCCCTGATCAACAAATTTATATTAAAAATAGTTTTGAGCGACCAAGTTTAAATTGGTATGCAGGAAAACGAATCAAAACTTTTGACGAAGAAAATCAAACTAAATGCAACGCAATTAAGAAAACTAATGCTTGGGATCTTTATACATGTAATGATTAAATAAAATATTATTATTAACATATTTTTCACTTCTTCCGCTTTTATTTGTAAGAATTATCTAGTTACAAGGGTTTTCTAAAAAAGTGTATTGTATCGAGCTTACTATTAAATTAAGTCCTATGCCTTTGGTCGTGCAGAGAAAAGAGCATGGAGATGCTAAAAGGCTTTACTCCGAAGTTGTAGATGCTATTCAAAAAGGTAATCAAAGGCTTTTAGAGTTGACTTGTGAAAAAGTCGAAGATAAAAGAATTACTGTTCTTGTTAGTGAAATTACAGCTGTACAAATTTATGAAAAGACTAGTAGTAGTACTAGTAAACGGCCTGGATTCTCACTGCAGAATTAAGAAAAAATAGGAGTGATTTAATTTTGGAAACGATTAGGTCTTGCTATTTGGAATTCGATAAAGTTTCTTTTTCTTTGCCCAATGGAGTCAAAGTTTTTGATCAATGCTCTTTTTCAATTTTAAAACCTGGTTTATGGATGCTGGTTGGTGAAAATGGAAGCGGTAAAAGCACCTTGTTTCGCTTGATCAGTGGAGTAATTCGTCCTGACAGCGGAAAAATTTTCTGTTCTCTTAGACCATCAATGGTTTATCAAAACCCAGAGCATCAATTGCTTATGCCAACTTGTAAAAGTGAGTTGATGCTTAGTGCTCCTAAAACTACTCGTCACTGCAATCTATTGGATTTGATTCAATCCTCTCTTGAGAAGGTTGAATTAGGGGAAATGTTGGACAGACCTATTCATACTTTAAGTGGTGGCCAAAAGCAGCGATTAGCTCTTGCTGGAGCAATTGTTAGCAATTCAAATTTACTTTTACTTGATGAACCTACAGCTCTATTGGATCCTCAATGCCAAAATTCAATTTTAAAACTGATAAAAAAATTGACTAGTTCCTCCGCTGATCCAATTACAGCAATATGGGTTACTCATCGTTTGGAAGAATTATATTTTTGTGATGGGGCGGCAATTGTTAAAAATGGAGGAGTTGGCAATTGGAATTCTGGCCCAAAAGTGTTCCAAGAATTAAAATCACTTGCCCTTAGGTAGCTGGCAAGGGTAAGTTCTTAATGTTGTAATCCTCGGTAGCTCAGCGGTAGAGCGATCGGCTGTTAACCGATTGGTCGCAGGTTCGAATCCCGCCCGGGGAGTTTTTAGAAACATTCAGAAGAATTCAGGAGACCTCAAAAGGTCTCTTTTTTTTTCTATGACTGCCTTTTTGGTGAAATAGGGAATTCAGTAGCAGTCAGGATCATTCAGGAAAAGTCACTGTTTTCTGCCCTTTGTTGAAAAACAGAACTATTTTGTCCGTGATATAGAAGCAAGGGTTTTTTGTGCCCGAAAATCGCTCAAACCCGTTACTATCAGAGGCTTCTGTGGTATAATAGTAGTACTCTATAAGCGAAATCGTAAGAATAGTATTAGAGGTTTGGGTCCAGTTTCAGTCAATTTTTTAAAAAATTATCGAGTTTTGAATGGGATTTCTTCGCCCAATTTTTTAACTATTAAAGAAATGGATAAAAAGATATAAGTAACTTGGATGACTTCAATCAAGTAACTATTGATAGATTTCTATGAATTAAATAAAAATTATCTCAAAAAAAGTTTTAATAAGGATAGAGTGAGTACTCAAATTACTCAAATTAATCAAATTACTCAAATTACTCAAATTAATCAAATTATAAGTTTATAAAAAATAATGGAACCTAGTGATAAAGATCAAGGGAAAAAGAATATACCTCAAGTCCAAGCATTTACTTTCCCATTTGCTTCGGGAGAAATCAAAGAAAACATCACTATTACTACTAACACTCCTTCTAAACCTTCTAAAGAACAAATAATCAATCAAGCATTTAAATTTCATTCACAAGGAAATATTTTAGAAGCAACAAAATATTATGAATACTTCATCAATCAAGGATTCAAAGATCATGTCACTTTTGCTAATTATGGACTCTTATTAAAAGATCTTGGCAATTTAAAAGACGCGGAATTATTACAACGTAAAGCAATTGAACTTAATCCTAATTACGCAGATGCGCATTCAAATCTGGGAGGCATTTTGAAAGACCTGGATGAATTAAAAGAAGCAGAAGTCTCCACGCGTAAAGCAATTGAACTTAAACCTGATTTTGCAGATGCGCATTCAAATCTGGGAGGCATTTTGAAAGACCTGGATAAATTAAAAGAAGCAGAAGTCTCCACGCGTAAAGCAATTGAACTTAAACCTGATTTTGCAGATGCTCATTCAAATCTGGGAGGCATTTTGAAAGACCTGGATGAATTAAAAGAAGCAGAATTCTACACGCGTAAAGCAATTGAACTGAATCCTAATTTTGCAGATGCTCATTTAAATCTGGGAGGCATTTTGAAAGATCTGGATGAATTAAAAGAAGCAGAAGTCTCCACGCGTAAAGCAATTGAACTGAATCCTAATTTCGCAGATGCTTATTTAAATCTGGGAGGTATTTTGAAAGACCTGGATGAATTAAAAGAAGCTGAAGTCTTCACGCGTAAAGCAATTGAACTTAAACCTGATTTCGCAGATGCTCATTTAAATCTGGGAAGCATTTTGAAAGAACTGGATCAATTAGAAGAAGCTGAAGTCTTCACGCGCAAAGCAATTGAACTGAATCCTGGTCTAAGCAAAGCGCATGAAGTATTAGGTTTAATACACCTCGAGAAAGGTTCATATGAATTATCTCTTGAAAATTTTTTAGAAAGTTCTCAGTTAGTTAGAGGTCACAAAAATAAAGAAACCAACCAAGAAAGATTTAGAAGAATTAGCCAAGCTAAAATCGAACATGATATTGAACAATTTGAATATTTAGCATCTAAAGGTTACGACTCTAAAAAATTTAGTGATCTTGCCTTTCTGTATAAAAAAGTTTACACTGAAATTAATTGGCCATCTGAAACCGAATTTATTTATTTAAATAATGAACATCATAGCATTCTGAAAAATAGTTATAATCGTTTAATAAATGTAATAGAAGCTCCTAGGTTAAAAGAAGAAGTAATCAATAATTCCTTAGATATTGAACAAATAACTAATGATTATACTAACCATGAATTCGGACTTACTTTCATTGATAATTTATTAAGTTCAAAAGCAATAGAATCTCTTAGAAAATTTTTACTCGAAAGTACAATTTGGTTTGATATTAAAAGGGGTGGATATATCGGAGCATATTTGGCAGAGGGTTTTGCTAACCCTTTAATCATTCAAATAGCAGATCAACTTAGACAGAAATTTCCAAAAATTTTTAAGGATTACCATATAAACAAAATATGGGCTTATAAGTACGATAGCCGCGCTAAAAATTACAAATCATCTCTTAATGGCATAAATGTTCACGCAGATTTCGCGGCGGTAAATGTCAATTTCTGGCTTACTACTAACGAGGCGAACTTAAATCCTAACTCTGGTGGTTTAATCGTCTACGACGTAGAAGCACCAAAAGCTTGGGATTTCAAAACTTATAATACTAATGTGACCAAAATTCAAGAAGAAATAAAAAGAAACAAAGCTAATACTACAGTGATTCCATATAGAGAAAACCGAGCGGTTGTCTTCAATTCAAATTTATTTCATGAAACTGATAGATATGAATTCAGAGAAGGATACGAGAATCGTCGAATCAATGTGACTTTACTATTTGGACGAAGAGAGGATAGTTAGCTTATTTTACTATGGCCTCTAAGAAAATTAATCTAACTCTTAAATTAGTTGACCACTAAAACATATATGAAACCATACGAATCAAATTATCACTAAACAGAGACGTTACTGTTCTGTTTCTCCCACTCAATAGTTCATAACTAAAATATTTATTATAACCCCAATCACTCACTCGATTTCATCTACATTTTTTGTAAAACCTTTATAAAACGTGTATGATACATTTTTGCCCATTTATATTTCCATCTTAGACATGGATTTAGAGAGCCTAAATCATATTTTATCCTGTTTCTGCTTAGTTACATTGTCCTATTAAATCACATTTATAAATAGAGAAACAATATAAAAATTTACTGTTTATTCTCACATTATAGACTCAAAATTAATTTTTGAAAAAATAAAAAAGAAGTTGACTTTGTAGTAAAATTCTTTAGATTTCGAGTCTTAAAGATACATGGAAGAACTTGAGAAACAAGTAAAGGAGAACAAAGTAAATGAAGTGAAAACATTCCCAGTTACATTCGCTTCGGGAGAAATCAAAGAAAACATCACTATTACTACTAACAATCCTTCTAAACCTTCTAAAGAACAAATAATCAATCAAGCATATAAGTTTCATTCACAAGGAAATATTTTAGAAGCAACAAAATATTATGAATACTTCATTAATAAAGGATTCAAAGATCATGTCACTTTTGCCAATTATGGACTCATATTAAAAGATCTTGGTAAGTTAAAAGATGCGGAATTATTACAACGTAAAGCAATTGAAATTACTCCTGATTTCGCAGAGGCGCATTTAAATCTGGGAATCATATTTAGAGATCTTGATCAATTACAAGAAGCAGAAGACTCCACTCGTAAAGCAATTAAACTTAATCCTGATTTAGCAGAGGCGCATTACAATCTGGGATCCATATTGAAAGATCTTGATCAATCAAAAGAAGCAGAATTATCATATCGCAAAGCAATTGAAATTAATCCTAACTTCGCAGATTCACATTATAATCTTGGGAATATTTTAAATAGTCTAGGTAAACTAGATGAAGGAGAGAAAAGTATAGTGCAATGCTTAAAAGTGAATGAAAATCATTTACAAGGGAGTCTCACACTTAGCGCTATGAAGCTGCACCAAGGTGATAATTCATTATTGAAGCACTTAATAAAATCAAATCAATCAAATAATCCTTTTTTAAATTCTTTAAAATGGGTATCAGGTTTACCCAAGCTACCAGAAGTTTTTTTTGATAGATATTCTTTTTATGACGCAATAATTACTCAAAGTATAAAAAATCGACCTTTTTATGAGTTTGGTGTCTATAAAGGTTCTTCATTTAAGTATTTAATGAAAACTTTTAAAAAAGGCTATGGATTTGATACATTTGAAGGCTTGCCTGAAAATTGGAATCATTTTAAAAAAGGAGCATTTTCAACACAAGGAACCATTCCAGAAATTAATGGAGGAACATTTATAGCAGGAATGTTCGAAGAAACATTACCTACGTTTTTTTCTAAACCAAGACCAATAGCATCAGTTATAAATTTTGACGCCGATCTATATTCTTCTACTGTCTGTGCGTTGAATTATTCAAAACCAATAATAGATAAAGATACGATTTTAATTTTTGATGAGTTTATTGTCCACGAAAATTGGGAGCAAGACGAATATAGAGCATTCAATGAATTTTGCTTAAACAACAATTTTACTTACGAGGTTTTGGCAGTTTCTTATTCTACTTGTCAAACAGCAGTGAAGATAATAGGTATTTAACAAAAAAGCAATAACAAACCAACTTACATAACTGGGCAAAATTTTAAAAAAAGCATCCTGATACCAATAAAAGAATGTATCAATTTTGGGTTTCTAAAGGCGAATAAATAATTAGGCTAAAGACGACAAAGATTAAATGAGAGCCCAAGTAATTTGCTTAAATGTTTCATCCAGAAATGATGATTTGCCTGAAATGATTGAGCAATACTCAAAATCATTAAACCTAATCTAAAGCAGATACGTTTGCTGAGATTCTTCGTGCGTTTCCAATTCCTTTGGAGTGTAAGAAATACTTATTTGGTGAGTTATCTTTTTGTGGATTTTTCGGGGAAAATGCCTTCAAGAGCATTTATGAGGATTCAGTAGCAACCAATTCAACTCCCGCTCGGGGAGCTTTAGGTAGCAAATGCAAAGTTGTTAATCCATCAGAATTGATTCTTTTGACGTGTAATTTTAAAAAAATATTGCGTAATTTGCTAGATGAAAACAAATCTGATGAATTTTTTATTAACGATTTATATGAAAGTTTTGAGAATTCCTTAACAGTAGCGCCTCGGAATCGGAAGACTTCCTAAAGACAGTTCATCTTCTTTTCACCTTTTTATTGATAAAAAAGTAGTGATAGCAAGTGATCTTGTCGATTAGGCCATGGAAAACCGAATTTTCTGAATTCTGCAATAAAAACAAAATTTTGAGAGAATCATATGAATCTTTAGTAAACGCTATTGCGGGTACTTTTTAACCTAGACAATTATTAATGAAGCCTTGCATTTTACTCATTGAAGACGACCAAGACATGAGAGATCTGGTTGCAGGGCATCTTGAACACACTGGTTTTGATGTTCAAAAAGCTGAGGATGGCATCAAAGGTCAAGCGCTAGCTCTTCAATACGCACCTGATCTAATTCTTCTGGATTTAATGCTTCCCAAGGTTGATGGTTTAACTCTTTGCCAACGTTTAAGAAGAGATGAGAGGACATCAGGTATACCTATTCTTATGATTACTGCTTTGGGTGGTATCAAGGACAAAGTAACTGGTTTTAATTCTGGTGCAGATGATTACATAACAAAACCATTTGACCTAGAGGAATTACAAGTCAGGATCAAGGCCTTGTTGAGAAGAACCAATCGTGCTCCGTTAGGAAGTAATAATCAGCAAGAAATACTTAATTATGGCCCTCTTACACTTGTTCCTGAAAGATTTGAAGCCATATGGTTCGAATCTCCTGTTCGTTTGACTCATTTAGAATTTGAATTGCTCCATTGTTTGATGCAAAGACATGGTCAGACAGTTGCACCCTCATTAATTCTCAAAGAAGTGTGGGGTTATGAACCTGATGATGATATTGAAACCATACGAGTGCATGTAAGACATTTAAGAACAAAGCTTGAACCTGATCCAAGAAAACCAAGATTCATTAAAACTGTATATGGTGCAGGATATTGCTTAGAATTACCAACAGGGGATAAAATTAGTGAAATTCAACCATTAATAATTCAAGCAAGAGAAATTAATTCTTTAAAAAATAATACCGATGAAAGGGTTATTGCTTAATCCTTAATTAATTAAATTTATCTCTAACAAAGTTACTTCCCAAGCAAGTCTAGGTTGAACATATTTTAATAATTGTTTTCTTAGATCTTCAAATTGTCTAACCTTTTGCGAATTCTTTTCATTTATCCAAGCTGTATTTTGTTGCAAATCAATCAACCATAATTGTTGCTCTATGTTTAATTCATCAGTTATTTCTTTGGCTAATTGTAATAACTCAATTTGATTGGTTAATTTAATTTCTAGCTTGTTTCTTAATGGACTTGAGATAGATAACCAATATTGAAGATTTCTTAGATATCGTCCTGGAGATCCATAGGAAAAATTTATTAATTCTTTGATTTTGTCAAGAGTAACATCATCTTTTTGTTGAATAGATTCTGATTTTTCAATAATTTTGTTTACTTGATTTTCATTCAAGCGTATAAATGGGACTATCTGACATCTTGATCTAATTGTTGATAATAATTTATCTGGTCTTTCTGTGATAAGAATAAATAACCCTGTATTTGTCTCTTCAAGTGTTTTTAATAATGCATTTGAAGCAGATTCATTGATTCTTTCAATATCTTCAATTATCACGATACTTTTTTCTGACTCAAAAGGTTTTTTACTAAGAAATTCTATTATTTCTTTAATTTGATTTAATCTTATTTGAGGAGGTGATTTCATGCTTATGCTTTCTGATATCGCCTGCGTCTGAGAAATGCTTTTACCTTGGACTACGTAACATGGTTCTATCCA is a window of Prochlorococcus marinus str. MIT 0917 DNA encoding:
- a CDS encoding J domain-containing protein; the encoded protein is MSTSNQEINNSTMRKDPYQILKVHPSAKLEEIKKAYRKLVKIHHPDKGGDSAIMLEVNSAWETLKKTHKDLHLNKVNDSKVYKQNEYKRETNNYSKPEDIKKWFQSIYLPIDKLLGQIINPLGSKIRELSADPYDQLLMDSFCLYLEESKNKITKIKKIYTSLVSPSIIRDFSLDLYHCLSHVEDALNELELYTMGYVDNYLHDGKAMIAIAKKKRKFLQSNKKEWLIL
- the cysK gene encoding cysteine synthase A — protein: MPIANDITSLVGQTPMVKLNRLPNEFNCKAEVIAKLESFNPTASVKDRIAGAMVKSAEKEGTIKPGQTVLIEPTSGNTGIALAMVAAAKGYRLILTMPDTMSTERRSMLRAFGAELQLTPGKEGIQGAIELAKELVASIPNSYLLQQFDNSSNPEIHEKTTAEEIWEDCEGKLDALIAGVGTGGTITGCARFLKQKNPKIKVFAVEPSSSPVLSGGNPGSHAIQGIGAGFIPNVLDMNQIDEVIRIKDNEAMDIGRRLAKEEGLLSGVSSGAAVAAALKVGNQPEFANKRLVVILPSFGERYLSTTMFTSIPANPVKGNEYL
- a CDS encoding ArnT family glycosyltransferase; protein product: MTESISQNCRPPILWILLFWTVACLIAFVSLGNLPLRDFDEATVARVALELNQKSGLERLLPSIWDKPYLNKPPGLHWLISFAIGISRDFQNSFDLLPSEFCIRFFPALFSTFVVPLGGLIQWNLRPKDRIACITTSAILLTLLPIIRYGRMAMLDGTQLSAIALLWFCLSSIKNNKSTKFNFLGAGFACSFMLLLKAPVVIPALFASLLPLIWEYKSKKYFDNLSWSWFFYGVIPGLAWHGWNIVSYGSGAFWLWWGDGAGRVLFEKGSGSELGVLVPIIEIFEGGWPWILVWPIGFLWACWCLNTRWGVWAFSTQIIIAGSILPLKMQLPWYIHPFWLPFALVCGPPVSWLIQRKDNNYIFARQLLRKIPYLLSLIGLCLFAFSLLVKLNIINFEKGYFGAIFSISLAWLIGGLLLSDSREKIRKLGFIGIICGTVIGLFFFVNSKFWLWEINENWDVRPVAEFISYFPDQQIYIKNSFERPSLNWYAGKRIKTFDEENQTKCNAIKKTNAWDLYTCND
- a CDS encoding ABC transporter ATP-binding protein yields the protein MEFDKVSFSLPNGVKVFDQCSFSILKPGLWMLVGENGSGKSTLFRLISGVIRPDSGKIFCSLRPSMVYQNPEHQLLMPTCKSELMLSAPKTTRHCNLLDLIQSSLEKVELGEMLDRPIHTLSGGQKQRLALAGAIVSNSNLLLLDEPTALLDPQCQNSILKLIKKLTSSSADPITAIWVTHRLEELYFCDGAAIVKNGGVGNWNSGPKVFQELKSLALR
- a CDS encoding tetratricopeptide repeat protein — protein: MEPSDKDQGKKNIPQVQAFTFPFASGEIKENITITTNTPSKPSKEQIINQAFKFHSQGNILEATKYYEYFINQGFKDHVTFANYGLLLKDLGNLKDAELLQRKAIELNPNYADAHSNLGGILKDLDELKEAEVSTRKAIELKPDFADAHSNLGGILKDLDKLKEAEVSTRKAIELKPDFADAHSNLGGILKDLDELKEAEFYTRKAIELNPNFADAHLNLGGILKDLDELKEAEVSTRKAIELNPNFADAYLNLGGILKDLDELKEAEVFTRKAIELKPDFADAHLNLGSILKELDQLEEAEVFTRKAIELNPGLSKAHEVLGLIHLEKGSYELSLENFLESSQLVRGHKNKETNQERFRRISQAKIEHDIEQFEYLASKGYDSKKFSDLAFLYKKVYTEINWPSETEFIYLNNEHHSILKNSYNRLINVIEAPRLKEEVINNSLDIEQITNDYTNHEFGLTFIDNLLSSKAIESLRKFLLESTIWFDIKRGGYIGAYLAEGFANPLIIQIADQLRQKFPKIFKDYHINKIWAYKYDSRAKNYKSSLNGINVHADFAAVNVNFWLTTNEANLNPNSGGLIVYDVEAPKAWDFKTYNTNVTKIQEEIKRNKANTTVIPYRENRAVVFNSNLFHETDRYEFREGYENRRINVTLLFGRREDS
- a CDS encoding protein arginine N-methyltransferase; this encodes MEELEKQVKENKVNEVKTFPVTFASGEIKENITITTNNPSKPSKEQIINQAYKFHSQGNILEATKYYEYFINKGFKDHVTFANYGLILKDLGKLKDAELLQRKAIEITPDFAEAHLNLGIIFRDLDQLQEAEDSTRKAIKLNPDLAEAHYNLGSILKDLDQSKEAELSYRKAIEINPNFADSHYNLGNILNSLGKLDEGEKSIVQCLKVNENHLQGSLTLSAMKLHQGDNSLLKHLIKSNQSNNPFLNSLKWVSGLPKLPEVFFDRYSFYDAIITQSIKNRPFYEFGVYKGSSFKYLMKTFKKGYGFDTFEGLPENWNHFKKGAFSTQGTIPEINGGTFIAGMFEETLPTFFSKPRPIASVINFDADLYSSTVCALNYSKPIIDKDTILIFDEFIVHENWEQDEYRAFNEFCLNNNFTYEVLAVSYSTCQTAVKIIGI
- a CDS encoding response regulator transcription factor; its protein translation is MKPCILLIEDDQDMRDLVAGHLEHTGFDVQKAEDGIKGQALALQYAPDLILLDLMLPKVDGLTLCQRLRRDERTSGIPILMITALGGIKDKVTGFNSGADDYITKPFDLEELQVRIKALLRRTNRAPLGSNNQQEILNYGPLTLVPERFEAIWFESPVRLTHLEFELLHCLMQRHGQTVAPSLILKEVWGYEPDDDIETIRVHVRHLRTKLEPDPRKPRFIKTVYGAGYCLELPTGDKISEIQPLIIQAREINSLKNNTDERVIA
- a CDS encoding DNA polymerase III subunit delta', which encodes MDYFKNIYGQDLAIEILKSAISKEHLSTAYLFSGPEGVGRKKTAKIFITSILDKNEDKESTKRKIESKNHPDLLWIEPCYVVQGKSISQTQAISESISMKSPPQIRLNQIKEIIEFLSKKPFESEKSIVIIEDIERINESASNALLKTLEETNTGLFILITERPDKLLSTIRSRCQIVPFIRLNENQVNKIIEKSESIQQKDDVTLDKIKELINFSYGSPGRYLRNLQYWLSISSPLRNKLEIKLTNQIELLQLAKEITDELNIEQQLWLIDLQQNTAWINEKNSQKVRQFEDLRKQLLKYVQPRLAWEVTLLEINLIN